GCTGCCGTCCTCGGCCATGGACAGCACCCCGCGCTGCAACGCGCCGGTCCAGTCCGCGCGCTGCCAGCGCCCGTCGGCGCCGAGCCGGTATAGATTGCCGTTGGCGCTGACCCACAGGCCGTCGGACAACGCGATCACCGCCGCCACCTTCTGCCGCGCGTCGGTGGCGTCGGGGAGCCGGTAGGCGCTGGCGCGCGTGCCGTCGTAGCGCACCAGGCCCCTGATGGTGCCGACCCACAGCACCCCGGTCGCATCGAACGCCAGACCCACCACCGCGCTGTCGAGCATCGCGTCGATCTCGCTGTCGCCGGCCTGGATGCGCTGCACGCGCCCGTCCGCGGGCAGCCGATACAGGCCGCCGGCATAGGTGCCGAACACCACCTCGTCGCCGCGGCTGGCGATCGCGAACACGTCGTCGCTGCGCAGCGCCGGTTGCGTGGCCGTGTTGAAATGGCGGAAGCCGCGGCGCCCGGCATCGAGCACGCTCAGGCCGCCGCCTTCGCAGGCGACCCAGACCCGGTTGCGCGCATCGACGTGCAGTTCCTGCACGTAATTGCAGCGCAGGGACTGCGGGTCGGCCGGGTCGTGGCGCCAGACGCGGAACTCGCGGCCGTCGTAGCGGGCCAGGCCGTCGCCGCTGGCGACCCACAGGTAGCCGTCGCGATCCAGCCCCAGCCGCGAGATCTCGCTGGACGGCAGCCCATGCTCGGCGCCCAGCACGCGGAACCGCGGCAGCTCCGGCACGGCCGCCAGGGCGCTGGCGCAGCAGCCGGCCAGCACCAGCAGCCAGGCGAGCGTCCAGGCGCGCCGCTGGCGTCGAGGACGGGGGATTTGCATCGACATCGGCTCCAGCGGCAGTGAACGATCGGCGGCGGATGAACACCGGCGCACTGCCGGGGCCGGCCGCGCACAGCGCGGCCGCTCCGTGCCGCCCTTGCGCGGCAGCGTTCTTATACCCCGCGGCACCCAAAAAATCACACCCGGCGCGCCCTGCAACGAACCATTGCGCACAGCGCAGGCGCAGGCGGTGCGGACTGCGCCTAGAATCCGGCCTACTCCCTCGCCTGGCCCACCCATGCTCCAGCGCTGTCTCACCGCCCTGCTGCTGATCTGCCCGACCGCCGCGCTGGCGGCCCCGGCGCAGTACGCCCTGGACCCGGTGCACACCCGCGTGCTGTTCGCGATCGAGCACGCCGGCTTCTCCAAGGCGCTGGGCACCGTGTCCGGCAGCACCGGCACCCTGCTGTTCGACCCGGACGACTGGCGCAGCGCGCGGCTGGATGCGCGGGTGCCGCTGCAACGGCTCGACCTGGGCGACGAAAAATGGAACCGCGCCGCGCTGGCGCGCAACCTGGTCGACGGCGAGCGCTATCCCGAGGCGCACTTCGTCTCCACCCGGATCGAGCCGATCGATGCCACCCATGCCAAGGTGTTCGGCACGCTGACCCTGCACGGCGTCAGCCGCGAGATCGCGCTGGACGTCACCCTCAACGCGCTCAAGCGGCATCCGCTGCCGCCGTTCCGCCGCACCGTGGGCTTTTCCGCCACCGCCACGCTGCAGCGCGCCGACTTCGGCATCGACGCCTGGCCGTCGGTGATCGGCGCCGCGGTCGAACTGCGCATCGAGGCCGAGGCCACCCGCAACGGCGGCGCCGACGCCGAGCCGGCGCCAGCCACCACGCCCACCACCGATCCCGACACCCCGCCCAGCGCCAACCAGGACGCCACGCCATGACCGCCAAGAACACCGCCGAGCGTTGGGGCGGCGTCAGCCAGACCCTGCATTGGCTGATCGCCGCCCTGATCCTGCTGCTCGGCGTGGTCGGCCTGACCATGGGCGAATTGCCGAAGACGCCCAAGTATTTCTGGGTCTACACCGCGCACAAGTCGCTCGGACTGACCGTGCTGGCGCTGGTGATCGCGCGGCTGGGCTGGCGCCTGTACGCCGGCGCGCCCAAGCCGGTGCCGGGCACGCCGAACTGGCAGGAACGCATCGCCAGCGCCACCCACGCGCTGCTTTACGTGCTGATCTTCGCCATGCCGCTGTCCGGCTGGCTGTACGACTCGACCAGCGGCCTGCGCCCATTCCGCTGGTTCGGCCTGGTCGCCGTGCCCAAGCTCAGCGCCCCTGACGAGCGCCTGCGCGACCTGTCGCACGCGGTGCACGAATGGGGCTTCTGGATCCTGATCGCGGTGGTGCTGGCGCATGCCGGCGCCGCCTTCTACCACCACCTGTTCCAACGCGATGCCACCCTGGCGCGGATGTTGCCGCGCGGTTGGCTGAGCCCCAAATCCTGAGGAGTTCCAGCATGTCGTCCCGTTTCGCCTCCCCCGCCGCCGTCGCCGCCAGCCTGGTGGCGATGCTCGCCGCCGCCCCCGCGTTCGCTGCCGACTACGTGCAGGCGCCCGGTTCGAGCCTGGTGTTCGCCAGCAAGTACGACGGCGAAGTGTTCACCGGCCAGTTCCCCGGCTTCGACACCAAGCTCAGCTTCGACCCGGCCAACCTGGCCGCCAGCAAGCTCGATGTGGCGATCCCGCTGGCCGGCGCCAAGAGCGGCAATGCCGACCGCGACTCGACCTTGCAGGGTGCCGACTTCTTCAACGTCGCCAAGTTCGCCACCGCGCACTACCGCGCCGACAAGTTCCGCGCGCTGGGCAACAACCAGTACGCCGCCGACGGCACCCTTGAGCTGCGCGGCGTGACCAAGCCAGTGACCCTGACCTTCACCTGGACCCCGGGCGCGCAGCCGGTGCTGGCCGGCAAGGCCACGGTCAAACGCCTGGATTTCGGCGTCGGCGGCGGCGACTGGGCCGACACCAAGACCATCCCCAACGAAACCGCGATCAGCACCAAGGTCGTGTTCAAGGCGAAGTGAGTCGCCACCGGCCGCAGCGGCACGCGGCCACTGGGCGGCGGATTCCCTCGTCGGGTCCGCCGCTTTTTTTGTGCCCGCACCGGCACGGCGAGGGGTATTGCCGACCGTCTTGCCAGCGATGCCAGGCCGCGTGCGCTGCGCGCCCGCGTGCCGAGGCCGGCCGACAGCGCGCCGCGCCGCCCATGCCACACTTGCGGCATGGAAACGGAGATCTTCAAGACCGCGCGCCTGACCGGCAGACACCTGCGCCTGTCCGACGTCGATGCCCTGGTCGCGGTCTACGCCGATGCCGAAGCCATGCGTTGGGTCGGCGACGGCGAACCGCTGGATCGCGCGCAGTGCGTGGAGTGGGTGGCCGTGTCCGAGCGCAACTACCGCACGCGCGGCTACGGCATGTCCGCGCTGGTGGAGCGGGCCAGTGGCCAGACCGTCGGCTTCTGCGGGCTGGTACATCCGGCCGGCCAGGCCGAGGCCGAACTGAAATACGCGTTCAGGCGCGAGCATTGGGGGCGCGGGCTGGCGACCGAAGCGGCGCGGGCGATGCTGGCCTATGCGTGCGGGGAACTGGGCCTGCGGCACGCGATCGCCACTGCGTATCCGCAGAACCTGGCC
This sequence is a window from Xanthomonas sp. CFBP 8443. Protein-coding genes within it:
- a CDS encoding GNAT family N-acetyltransferase, whose amino-acid sequence is METEIFKTARLTGRHLRLSDVDALVAVYADAEAMRWVGDGEPLDRAQCVEWVAVSERNYRTRGYGMSALVERASGQTVGFCGLVHPAGQAEAELKYAFRREHWGRGLATEAARAMLAYACGELGLRHAIATAYPQNLASLRVLRKAGMQPAPTRTDADGTRICCFVWQAATPPASEHGAALPATSAAE
- a CDS encoding cytochrome b; translation: MTAKNTAERWGGVSQTLHWLIAALILLLGVVGLTMGELPKTPKYFWVYTAHKSLGLTVLALVIARLGWRLYAGAPKPVPGTPNWQERIASATHALLYVLIFAMPLSGWLYDSTSGLRPFRWFGLVAVPKLSAPDERLRDLSHAVHEWGFWILIAVVLAHAGAAFYHHLFQRDATLARMLPRGWLSPKS
- a CDS encoding YceI family protein codes for the protein MLQRCLTALLLICPTAALAAPAQYALDPVHTRVLFAIEHAGFSKALGTVSGSTGTLLFDPDDWRSARLDARVPLQRLDLGDEKWNRAALARNLVDGERYPEAHFVSTRIEPIDATHAKVFGTLTLHGVSREIALDVTLNALKRHPLPPFRRTVGFSATATLQRADFGIDAWPSVIGAAVELRIEAEATRNGGADAEPAPATTPTTDPDTPPSANQDATP
- a CDS encoding YceI family protein, producing the protein MSSRFASPAAVAASLVAMLAAAPAFAADYVQAPGSSLVFASKYDGEVFTGQFPGFDTKLSFDPANLAASKLDVAIPLAGAKSGNADRDSTLQGADFFNVAKFATAHYRADKFRALGNNQYAADGTLELRGVTKPVTLTFTWTPGAQPVLAGKATVKRLDFGVGGGDWADTKTIPNETAISTKVVFKAK